A portion of the Acidisarcina polymorpha genome contains these proteins:
- a CDS encoding aldo/keto reductase: protein MPELKPVPRQAESHLSLMHYRRLGQTELRISVMGFGASPLGGVFGSSDAGEGAKAVHFAIDAGVNFFDVSPYYGHTLAEDRLGQALKGRRDRVILSTKCGRYGVDQFDYSSQRVRTSVEESLKRLRTDHLDLLLIHDVEFSDTEQIIDETLPAIRRIQEEGKTRYIGISGYPLRVLKDIAKKARVDAVLSYCRYNLLIDDMDTVLVPTAEELGIGVINASPLHMGLLTEQGAPDWHPAPTEVRAAVKAALAFCRERDIDLSELALRFCFDYPRVTSTLVGMSTTEEVRRNLSALGAAADPELLREVKAILAPAANVVWSSGRPENQ from the coding sequence ATGCCAGAACTCAAACCCGTTCCTCGCCAGGCAGAAAGCCATCTGTCGCTCATGCATTACCGAAGGTTGGGACAGACTGAGCTGCGCATCTCCGTCATGGGATTCGGCGCTTCACCACTAGGCGGTGTGTTTGGCTCTAGTGACGCCGGCGAGGGCGCAAAGGCCGTACATTTCGCCATCGACGCAGGAGTCAACTTCTTCGATGTCTCTCCCTACTACGGACATACCTTGGCAGAAGACCGGCTAGGGCAAGCGCTGAAGGGAAGACGAGATAGGGTGATTCTTAGCACGAAATGCGGCCGGTATGGTGTCGACCAGTTCGATTATTCCTCCCAACGAGTTCGGACCAGTGTCGAGGAATCGTTAAAACGACTTCGCACAGATCATCTGGATCTGCTCCTAATCCACGATGTGGAGTTCAGCGATACTGAGCAAATCATTGACGAAACGCTACCCGCAATTCGACGCATTCAGGAGGAGGGTAAGACTCGCTACATCGGAATCAGCGGATATCCGCTCAGAGTTCTGAAGGACATTGCGAAGAAAGCCCGGGTGGACGCCGTCCTGAGCTACTGTCGTTATAACCTCCTGATCGATGATATGGATACGGTCCTGGTGCCCACTGCCGAAGAGCTTGGGATCGGAGTTATCAATGCGTCGCCGCTGCACATGGGCTTGCTCACCGAGCAGGGAGCGCCGGATTGGCATCCGGCTCCAACGGAAGTGCGCGCAGCGGTCAAAGCAGCGCTTGCCTTCTGCCGCGAACGCGACATCGACCTCTCTGAACTGGCGCTCCGCTTCTGTTTTGACTATCCCCGTGTCACCAGCACCTTGGTGGGTATGTCGACGACAGAAGAGGTCCGACGAAATCTGAGCGCCCTTGGAGCTGCAGCAGATCCTGAACTCCTACGCGAGGTCAAGGCCATTCTAGCCCCGGCTGCCAATGTCGTGTGGTCCTCAGGAAGGCCGGAGAACCAATGA
- a CDS encoding RNA polymerase sigma factor: protein MMENTQKPIPLTSEEEEFVLLVSPASRMGQQRAHSELESIVIRLFDQFQGRVLRYVMACGLPLHDAEDVVQETFLSLFRHLELGRPSSNLNGWLFRVAHNMALKRRAAIQAMDRKRVDQESLSEHPCGAANAEEKFSFNQTKQRLRAVVEALPEQDQRCLYLRAEGLKYRQIADVLGISLGSVSLSLSRSFARIIRATERGSHEG from the coding sequence ATGATGGAGAACACTCAAAAGCCAATTCCGCTAACTTCCGAAGAGGAAGAGTTCGTTCTCCTGGTCTCTCCGGCCTCGCGAATGGGGCAGCAGCGGGCCCACTCGGAGTTGGAGTCAATAGTCATTCGTCTCTTCGATCAGTTCCAAGGGCGAGTTCTAAGATACGTAATGGCTTGCGGTCTGCCACTTCACGATGCCGAGGATGTCGTCCAGGAGACATTTCTCTCCCTGTTCCGTCATCTCGAACTAGGCCGACCAAGCTCCAATCTTAATGGTTGGCTCTTCCGCGTTGCCCATAATATGGCATTGAAACGGCGGGCCGCCATTCAGGCGATGGACAGGAAACGGGTCGATCAAGAATCCCTGTCGGAGCATCCCTGCGGGGCAGCCAATGCCGAGGAGAAGTTCTCATTCAACCAGACTAAGCAACGGCTTCGCGCCGTCGTCGAGGCCCTTCCCGAGCAAGACCAGCGCTGCCTCTACCTGCGCGCCGAGGGGTTGAAGTATCGCCAGATTGCCGACGTGCTTGGCATTTCGCTCGGAAGCGTCTCACTGTCGCTCTCCCGATCTTTTGCGCGTATTATTCGGGCGACCGAAAGGGGGAGCCATGAAGGATGA
- a CDS encoding glycoside hydrolase family 3 C-terminal domain-containing protein, with protein sequence MKATGVYFATIVLGCSVWGVQAQQKPAFLDPRLPPEQRAANLVQQMTLEEKASQLVNQARAIPRLGVPAYDWWSEALHGVARDGTTEFPEPVGLAATFDPDAIHRMAVVISTEGRVKHQQALKANGGSSDIFQGLDFWAPNINIFRDPRWGRGQETYGEDPFLTAQLGVAFVTGMQGDDPKYYRVISTPKHYAVHSGPESTRHTADVTVSKHDELDTYLPAFRATVTQAKAGSIMCAYNSINGEPACANEFLLQDQLRGKWNFKGYVVSDCGAVIDIYQGHHYKPTQPQASAISLQRGMDNECVDFTFKVKDDHDYKPYLDAVKEGHLKEADIDTALVRLFTARMKLGMFDPPGAVPYNNIDESQLNSPGNRDLARKVGDEAMVLLKNDGTLPLKTSGVKIAVVGPLASQTKVLLGNYNGTPTHTVSILEGLRKEFAGANVQYVPGTQFLSHDAETVPASALTVDGKPGIKVSYSKLDLSNVNNPEATKALAENTYPSLDAAAQPLPAAVADVRPLAIHWDGMLTAPETSDYNLGLKADGFFRIQLDGKNVTSSYGGDPNEAKLGRVHLEAGRPTTLHVEYTPPEHGTPKATLVWSKVDMKPQPEAVEAAKNADVVIAVLGISSELEGEEMQVSEPGFKGGDRTSIDLPKPEEDLLEAVAAAGKPVVLVLTNGSALAVGWAKDHVNAILDAWYPGEEGGTAVAETLSGKNNPAGRLPVTFYTGVDQLPPFEDYAMKGRTYRYFDGTPLYPFGYGLSYTTFSYSGLALPTSAVAAGEPMNAEVTVTNTGKVAGDEVAQLYLGFPSVAGAPIRALRGFKRVHLEPGQSQKVRFELNARDLSMVSEAGDPIVAEGKYSMSVGGGQPNTGAPSVTGTFEVTGTAKLPE encoded by the coding sequence ATGAAAGCTACTGGAGTTTATTTTGCAACGATTGTGCTGGGATGCAGCGTATGGGGGGTCCAGGCCCAGCAGAAGCCGGCGTTCCTCGATCCCAGGCTGCCGCCTGAACAACGGGCTGCAAATTTGGTGCAGCAGATGACCCTCGAAGAGAAGGCCAGCCAACTCGTCAATCAGGCCCGGGCGATTCCGCGATTAGGCGTGCCCGCATACGATTGGTGGAGCGAGGCGCTGCACGGTGTCGCGCGCGACGGGACGACGGAGTTCCCTGAACCCGTCGGCCTCGCTGCCACCTTCGATCCGGACGCCATTCACCGGATGGCCGTCGTCATCAGCACCGAGGGCCGGGTAAAGCACCAGCAAGCTCTGAAAGCGAACGGTGGATCAAGCGATATCTTCCAGGGTCTGGACTTCTGGGCGCCCAACATAAATATCTTCCGCGATCCGCGCTGGGGCCGTGGCCAGGAGACTTACGGCGAAGACCCGTTCCTCACCGCACAGCTCGGTGTCGCCTTCGTTACCGGCATGCAGGGCGATGATCCTAAGTATTATCGCGTCATTTCCACGCCCAAGCATTACGCAGTGCACAGCGGTCCTGAGTCCACCCGCCACACCGCAGATGTAACCGTGAGCAAACACGACGAATTAGATACTTATCTGCCCGCGTTTCGCGCCACCGTCACCCAAGCCAAGGCGGGCTCGATTATGTGCGCCTACAACAGTATCAATGGCGAACCCGCTTGCGCCAACGAGTTCCTGCTGCAGGACCAGCTGCGCGGCAAGTGGAATTTCAAAGGTTATGTCGTCTCCGATTGCGGGGCGGTCATCGACATCTATCAAGGCCATCACTACAAGCCCACGCAACCGCAGGCTTCGGCGATCAGCCTGCAACGCGGAATGGACAATGAGTGCGTCGATTTCACTTTTAAGGTGAAAGACGATCATGACTACAAGCCCTACCTCGACGCGGTGAAAGAAGGCCATCTGAAAGAGGCCGACATCGACACCGCTCTCGTCCGCCTCTTCACAGCACGCATGAAACTCGGCATGTTCGATCCTCCAGGCGCCGTTCCTTACAACAACATCGATGAGAGCCAGCTCAACAGCCCCGGAAACCGAGACTTGGCGCGAAAGGTCGGAGACGAGGCCATGGTCCTCTTGAAGAATGACGGCACGTTGCCGCTGAAGACGAGCGGGGTCAAGATCGCCGTGGTTGGGCCGCTTGCAAGTCAGACCAAGGTGCTGCTTGGTAATTACAACGGCACTCCAACGCACACCGTCTCGATTCTTGAAGGGCTTCGTAAAGAATTTGCTGGAGCCAATGTCCAATATGTTCCGGGAACGCAATTCCTGAGTCATGATGCGGAGACCGTTCCTGCGTCCGCGCTAACGGTAGACGGTAAGCCCGGGATCAAAGTGAGCTATTCCAAGCTTGACTTAAGCAACGTGAACAATCCGGAGGCGACGAAAGCTCTCGCGGAGAATACCTATCCCAGCCTGGACGCAGCCGCGCAGCCGCTGCCCGCCGCGGTGGCCGACGTACGTCCGCTTGCCATCCACTGGGACGGCATGCTCACGGCGCCTGAAACCAGCGATTACAATTTAGGCCTGAAAGCAGATGGCTTCTTCCGGATCCAACTCGACGGCAAGAATGTCACATCGTCTTACGGCGGAGATCCGAACGAAGCTAAGTTAGGCCGCGTGCACCTGGAAGCCGGCAGACCTACGACACTCCATGTGGAGTACACGCCGCCTGAGCACGGCACTCCCAAGGCCACTCTCGTCTGGTCCAAGGTCGACATGAAACCGCAACCTGAGGCCGTCGAAGCTGCCAAGAATGCGGACGTTGTGATTGCGGTCCTGGGTATTTCGAGCGAACTCGAGGGCGAGGAGATGCAGGTCAGCGAACCCGGCTTCAAGGGCGGCGATCGCACCAGCATCGATCTGCCCAAGCCAGAAGAGGATCTTCTCGAAGCAGTCGCAGCCGCCGGCAAGCCGGTTGTCCTGGTACTCACAAATGGCAGCGCCCTTGCCGTCGGCTGGGCGAAGGACCACGTGAATGCCATCCTCGACGCTTGGTATCCCGGCGAAGAGGGCGGCACGGCCGTAGCTGAAACCCTCTCCGGGAAAAACAATCCCGCCGGGCGTCTGCCCGTCACCTTCTACACCGGCGTCGATCAACTTCCGCCTTTCGAAGACTATGCGATGAAAGGCCGTACTTATCGTTATTTCGATGGCACGCCGCTCTACCCTTTCGGTTACGGTCTCAGCTACACTACTTTCTCTTATAGCGGCCTGGCCCTTCCGACCAGCGCCGTGGCCGCCGGTGAGCCCATGAACGCAGAGGTCACAGTGACCAACACCGGCAAAGTTGCAGGCGACGAGGTTGCTCAACTGTACCTTGGCTTCCCGAGTGTAGCGGGCGCCCCGATCCGCGCGCTGCGCGGGTTCAAGCGCGTACACCTGGAACCGGGCCAGTCGCAGAAAGTGCGCTTCGAACTAAACGCACGCGATTTAAGCATGGTTTCGGAGGCGGGCGATCCGATCGTAGCGGAGGGTAAATACTCAATGTCAGTGGGCGGAGGACAGCCTAACACGGGTGCTCCTTCAGTGACGGGAACATTCGAGGTAACAGGCACTGCCAAGCTGCCTGAATGA
- a CDS encoding TonB-dependent receptor — MRPVYSFLALLMFCICPALSQVYTGELHLRVTDPSGLGVRASVQVRSQVNQYANSFVTDDGGNLAVPGLSYGPYSVTVEGKGFAAASKTIEIRSALPVDSSIKLEVAAVDATIEVNDKQTLIDPNRPSSIMQIGSKEIDKRVASLPGRSIQDLVNTQPGWLYEGNAVLHPRGSEYQTQFVVDGVPLTDNRSPSFGPEIEADDIDSVSIYTAGFPAEYGRKMGGVVELNTKHYDDSALHGQVIAAGGSYDTAQGYTRVQNTWNKNTLGASASGSMTSHYLNPVVPQNYTNAGTTGDFAVKYDRDFTAKDRLTMSVRHELARYEIPNELVQQNGGPIQPGDVYPGGQLQTGDNFETMGTVNYQHIFSPDVLGTLSGFVRNNQNDLYSNQNSYPIIFDLNNYFNEGYFKGTLSWHYKNQEWKAGVESDNTFLHEKWNYVITDPNQYDDGTPLVFGFAQHRPDLEQSAFVEDLIRLGKWTVSAGLRWDHYQLVVNQNNFSPRVSVGRYFPSLKLVGHFSYDRIFQTPSFENILAASSPLINAIDPAVLRLPVKPSTGTYYEGGFTEAFSDKLKLDVNFFRRDERNFADDDEIESTTVSYPIAFDKAILYGAETKISLVNTGKLSGYVSYSYIVGNAWFPVTGGLFVGDDVTNALTQLTGHFPDSQDQRNTLRSRFQYQALPRLWLSSGVSYGSGLPFDFDGDPSQVLAEYGQTVLNRLNFSRGRILPTLAISASMGIDLYKTDRIQTRFQVDGDNLNNRLNVIDFGGLFSGNAIGPGRSFIARLNTSF; from the coding sequence ATGCGGCCAGTCTATTCATTTCTAGCGCTCCTGATGTTTTGCATCTGCCCAGCTCTCTCGCAGGTCTATACCGGAGAGCTCCATTTGAGGGTCACGGATCCGTCAGGTTTGGGCGTCAGGGCCTCGGTGCAGGTTCGGAGCCAGGTCAACCAGTATGCCAATAGCTTTGTCACCGATGACGGCGGTAATCTTGCCGTCCCGGGCCTATCCTATGGTCCGTACTCGGTGACCGTGGAAGGCAAAGGATTCGCTGCGGCTTCGAAGACCATCGAGATCCGCTCGGCACTCCCTGTAGACTCCTCGATCAAGCTTGAAGTCGCGGCGGTTGATGCGACCATCGAGGTGAATGACAAGCAGACGCTGATCGACCCGAACCGGCCTTCTTCGATTATGCAGATTGGATCCAAGGAGATTGATAAGCGAGTGGCTTCCCTGCCGGGCCGTTCCATCCAGGACCTGGTCAACACTCAGCCAGGCTGGCTTTATGAAGGGAACGCGGTCTTGCATCCCAGAGGATCGGAATATCAGACCCAGTTTGTGGTGGATGGAGTTCCGCTGACCGACAATCGGTCGCCGAGCTTCGGCCCGGAGATCGAGGCCGATGATATCGACTCGGTCAGCATCTACACGGCGGGCTTTCCAGCCGAGTACGGCCGCAAAATGGGCGGCGTCGTCGAGCTAAATACCAAGCACTATGATGACTCGGCACTGCACGGCCAGGTAATCGCGGCAGGGGGGAGCTATGACACGGCCCAGGGTTACACCCGAGTGCAGAACACCTGGAACAAGAACACCCTGGGGGCAAGCGCCTCCGGTAGCATGACCTCGCACTATCTCAATCCAGTCGTACCGCAGAATTACACCAACGCCGGGACGACCGGCGATTTCGCGGTCAAGTACGACCGCGATTTTACTGCAAAGGACCGGCTCACGATGAGCGTCCGCCACGAGCTGGCACGCTATGAGATACCGAACGAGCTGGTGCAACAAAACGGCGGACCGATCCAGCCCGGAGACGTTTACCCGGGCGGACAGCTACAAACCGGCGACAACTTTGAGACGATGGGCACGGTCAACTACCAGCATATTTTTTCGCCGGACGTGCTGGGCACTCTCTCTGGCTTTGTGCGCAACAACCAGAACGATCTTTACTCCAATCAAAACTCCTATCCGATCATCTTTGATCTAAATAACTACTTCAATGAAGGCTACTTCAAGGGCACACTCTCATGGCACTACAAGAACCAGGAGTGGAAAGCCGGGGTCGAATCCGATAACACGTTTCTTCATGAGAAGTGGAACTACGTCATCACCGATCCGAACCAGTATGACGACGGGACGCCGCTCGTCTTCGGCTTCGCCCAGCACCGGCCTGACCTTGAACAGTCGGCCTTCGTTGAAGACCTAATCCGATTGGGCAAGTGGACGGTCAGTGCGGGGCTGCGCTGGGACCACTACCAACTCGTCGTGAATCAGAACAACTTCAGCCCCAGGGTATCGGTCGGCCGCTACTTCCCTTCACTGAAGCTGGTTGGGCACTTCTCCTATGACCGGATCTTTCAAACGCCTTCGTTTGAGAACATTCTTGCGGCGAGTTCGCCGTTGATCAATGCGATCGATCCCGCAGTGCTGCGGCTGCCGGTCAAACCCTCCACAGGCACTTACTATGAGGGCGGCTTCACCGAAGCTTTCTCGGACAAGCTGAAGCTGGATGTCAACTTTTTCCGCCGGGACGAGCGCAACTTTGCCGATGACGACGAGATCGAGAGCACGACCGTCAGCTATCCAATTGCCTTCGATAAGGCCATCTTATATGGGGCGGAAACCAAGATCAGCCTGGTAAATACGGGCAAGCTAAGCGGGTATGTCAGCTACTCCTACATAGTCGGTAATGCCTGGTTCCCGGTCACTGGCGGGCTCTTCGTAGGCGACGATGTGACTAACGCTCTGACCCAGCTGACCGGGCATTTTCCGGATTCGCAGGACCAGCGAAATACACTGCGCTCACGCTTCCAATATCAGGCCTTGCCGCGCCTGTGGCTGTCGAGCGGAGTCTCCTACGGATCGGGCTTGCCCTTCGACTTCGACGGAGACCCCTCGCAAGTACTGGCGGAGTATGGACAAACAGTACTGAATCGGCTCAACTTCAGCCGAGGGCGAATCCTTCCGACCCTGGCGATCAGTGCCTCAATGGGCATCGACCTCTATAAGACTGACAGGATTCAGACGCGTTTTCAGGTCGACGGAGATAACCTCAATAACCGCCTCAACGTGATCGATTTTGGCGGTCTCTTCTCGGGAAACGCGATCGGTCCCGGACGCAGCTTCATTGCGCGGCTGAATACCAGCTTCTGA
- a CDS encoding glycoside hydrolase family 95 protein — translation MRQRVTRLLMAAFLLSGTISLARGAETPAMLHFDRPASKWTEAIPLGNGRIGAMVFGGVQDERYQINEATLWGGGPHDYDNPEAYNHLDEVRKLIFADKVGEAEQLASTMMGNPKVLMPYQPFCDLRLHFAGDQQATGYSRDLNLENAISNTAYKVGESSFLRESFVSFPDQVLVIRLTASQPGQLTFSVGMDSPQPGFQVTSGEDGSLHLTGQIQPRQNKPFSWTGSWDQPETRYAAALKVLTEGGSVRSSGNHLDISGANSVTLLFSNATSFKDFRDIGGDPVLLAQGYLDKAVRKPYEQLRQDHIADYSRLFSRVHLQLGPGNSESNLPTNQRIEQFSKHEDPSLLALYFEFGRYLLISCSRRGGQPANLQGIWNDALLPPWSSKWTTNINLEMNYWQADAGDLWETEDPLWGLIADLQQTGAETARVHYHSAGWVLHHNTDVWRATTPVDGPWGIWPMGEAWLSNQMWDHYLFSNDRSFLAQQAYPAMKAAATFIVGTLVEVPSGMAFAGDLVTNPSTSPENAYLLNGKRENLTYAPTMDLELIRELFENTRKAAQILGEDSAFGAQLEQVEKRLPPLQIGKRGQLQEWIKDYDETELEHRHVSHLYSVYPGHDINPETTPELAKAAYKSLEIRGDGSTGWSQVWRVALWARLGNPEQAYRNLTLLINQSTLPNMFDLCGRPFQIDGNLGGPAVMMEMLVQSTNDEISILPALPKEWPDGSLTGVRLRGGAKADITWRQGRLTSFRLHSDHGAQYRLLYAGQQTKLKLQPGRTVVLDASLHARSEHTH, via the coding sequence ATGAGACAAAGAGTCACGCGGTTGTTAATGGCTGCCTTCCTGCTTTCGGGCACGATTTCCCTCGCTAGAGGAGCGGAAACGCCGGCAATGCTTCACTTCGACCGGCCGGCTTCCAAGTGGACAGAAGCGATCCCGCTCGGCAATGGTCGGATTGGTGCGATGGTCTTCGGCGGTGTCCAGGACGAGCGCTATCAGATCAACGAAGCTACCCTCTGGGGTGGCGGCCCGCACGATTACGACAATCCGGAAGCCTACAACCACCTCGACGAGGTGCGGAAGCTGATCTTTGCAGACAAGGTAGGTGAAGCGGAGCAGCTCGCTTCGACCATGATGGGCAATCCAAAGGTGCTCATGCCCTACCAGCCGTTTTGCGACCTGCGCTTGCACTTCGCGGGGGACCAGCAGGCGACTGGCTACAGTCGCGACCTGAACTTGGAAAACGCTATCTCCAATACGGCGTACAAGGTCGGCGAGTCCAGCTTCCTGCGAGAGAGCTTTGTCTCTTTTCCTGACCAGGTACTTGTCATCCGTTTGACCGCCAGCCAGCCGGGCCAACTCACATTCAGTGTGGGGATGGATTCCCCCCAGCCGGGTTTCCAGGTCACAAGCGGCGAAGACGGCAGCCTGCACCTCACAGGGCAGATCCAGCCCCGGCAAAACAAGCCCTTCAGCTGGACGGGATCCTGGGACCAGCCCGAGACCCGTTACGCTGCTGCGTTGAAGGTGCTGACCGAAGGCGGTTCAGTTCGCAGTAGCGGAAATCATCTCGATATCTCCGGCGCTAACTCGGTCACCCTCCTTTTCAGCAATGCAACCAGCTTCAAGGACTTTCGCGATATCGGCGGCGATCCTGTCCTGCTTGCCCAGGGATATCTCGATAAGGCCGTGCGGAAGCCATACGAGCAACTCCGTCAGGACCACATCGCAGACTACAGTCGCCTATTCTCGAGGGTCCACCTGCAACTCGGACCCGGAAATAGCGAGAGTAACCTGCCGACGAACCAGCGGATCGAGCAGTTTTCGAAGCATGAAGACCCCAGCCTGCTGGCGCTCTACTTCGAGTTTGGGCGTTATCTACTGATCTCCTGCTCGCGTCGAGGCGGTCAACCGGCAAACCTGCAAGGAATCTGGAACGACGCGCTGCTTCCCCCATGGAGTAGCAAATGGACAACCAACATTAATCTCGAGATGAACTACTGGCAGGCCGATGCCGGCGATCTCTGGGAGACGGAAGACCCGCTGTGGGGACTCATTGCAGATTTGCAGCAAACAGGCGCAGAAACCGCCCGTGTCCACTACCATAGCGCCGGATGGGTGCTTCACCACAACACCGATGTGTGGCGCGCCACAACACCAGTGGATGGCCCATGGGGCATTTGGCCAATGGGCGAAGCCTGGTTAAGCAATCAAATGTGGGACCACTATCTCTTCAGTAATGATCGTAGCTTCCTGGCCCAACAGGCTTATCCCGCCATGAAGGCAGCCGCCACTTTCATCGTCGGCACATTGGTAGAAGTCCCCTCCGGTATGGCCTTCGCAGGAGACCTGGTCACTAATCCTTCGACATCTCCAGAGAACGCCTATCTGTTGAACGGCAAGCGGGAGAACCTGACCTACGCTCCTACCATGGATCTGGAATTGATTCGGGAGCTCTTTGAGAACACCCGCAAGGCCGCTCAGATCCTCGGGGAGGACAGTGCCTTCGGAGCACAGTTGGAGCAGGTCGAAAAGCGTTTGCCCCCATTGCAGATCGGGAAGCGCGGGCAGCTACAGGAGTGGATCAAGGACTATGACGAGACCGAATTAGAGCACCGCCATGTATCGCACCTCTACTCGGTGTATCCGGGACACGACATCAACCCGGAGACCACTCCAGAGCTCGCCAAGGCTGCCTATAAATCGTTAGAGATTCGGGGCGATGGTAGTACCGGATGGTCTCAGGTGTGGAGAGTTGCCTTGTGGGCGCGACTGGGGAATCCGGAACAGGCCTACCGTAATCTGACCCTTCTGATCAACCAGAGTACGCTGCCAAACATGTTCGACCTGTGCGGCCGGCCTTTTCAGATTGACGGCAACCTCGGCGGTCCGGCAGTCATGATGGAGATGCTTGTCCAAAGCACGAATGACGAGATCAGCATCCTGCCAGCGCTGCCCAAAGAGTGGCCCGACGGCAGCCTGACTGGGGTTCGCCTCCGCGGCGGCGCCAAGGCCGATATTACCTGGAGGCAAGGACGGCTAACCAGCTTCCGGCTGCACTCAGACCATGGAGCCCAATACCGGCTACTTTACGCAGGCCAGCAGACCAAGCTCAAGCTGCAGCCGGGCCGCACTGTGGTTCTAGATGCTTCGCTGCATGCGCGAAGCGAGCACACTCATTGA
- a CDS encoding TetR/AcrR family transcriptional regulator, with amino-acid sequence MVKKHPQTARRKQRADAQRNRARILEVAKDAFTRWGANTSLDDVTKQAGIGAGTLYRHFPTREALLEEVYRTEVERLAAAEQEFARDMPPIEALRAWMLLFVDYIEAKQIIAPALNTLVGGPSKLFDASGSLIKGAIHSLVARAVESGDIRSDLDPLDLLRALVGVSHVASSPDWAQSAKRLVTILILGSRPPA; translated from the coding sequence ATGGTCAAAAAGCACCCCCAAACGGCACGTCGAAAACAACGCGCGGATGCGCAGCGGAATCGTGCCCGGATCCTCGAGGTAGCGAAGGATGCCTTTACCCGCTGGGGTGCGAACACCAGCCTGGACGATGTCACTAAGCAGGCAGGTATCGGCGCTGGGACCCTGTATCGTCACTTCCCCACACGGGAAGCGCTCCTTGAAGAGGTGTATCGAACAGAAGTAGAAAGATTGGCGGCTGCGGAGCAGGAGTTTGCCAGAGACATGCCTCCAATCGAGGCGTTACGGGCATGGATGCTGCTTTTTGTCGACTATATCGAGGCCAAGCAGATCATCGCGCCCGCGCTCAACACGCTGGTAGGGGGACCCTCCAAGCTATTCGACGCATCCGGTTCCCTCATCAAGGGAGCAATTCATTCCTTGGTTGCGCGGGCCGTCGAAAGCGGCGATATCCGATCCGACCTCGATCCGCTTGATCTGCTGCGGGCCCTCGTCGGGGTCTCCCATGTTGCGTCCTCGCCGGACTGGGCACAGAGCGCGAAGAGACTGGTCACGATCTTAATTCTCGGCTCGCGCCCGCCCGCATGA
- a CDS encoding LacI family DNA-binding transcriptional regulator, with amino-acid sequence MKDIAEDLGLSVVTISKVLRNHPDIAEETRHRVLQRMKEVDYRPNTMARSLVTGRSYLVGLVVPDLLHPFFAELAKVISAAVGKRGYSIIISSSEEDPAMEVREIEQLMDRSLDALIVASSGSDIGPFSRLDRQGVPYVLIDRELAGLSANFVGTNDETVGRLATEHLIDQGCKRIAHIRGRENSTGERRFEGYKRALQRNSIPYVDSLVVARSSVDINSEKMGAEAMRLLLERRPIPDGIFAYNDPLAIGAMEAILEAGLRIPEDIAVIGCGNLHYDRLLRVPLSSVDQDSQGMGDRTAEIVLTLLESKIRPQARSIILEPSLVLRDSSMRTTGRRSAARRSKPANSKRTGRT; translated from the coding sequence ATGAAAGACATCGCAGAGGACCTGGGTTTGTCGGTGGTCACAATTTCGAAGGTCCTGCGAAATCATCCCGATATCGCCGAGGAAACTCGCCACCGAGTGCTTCAGCGGATGAAGGAAGTTGACTACCGGCCGAACACGATGGCCCGAAGTCTTGTTACCGGACGTAGCTATTTGGTGGGCCTGGTAGTTCCCGACTTACTTCATCCGTTTTTTGCTGAACTGGCGAAGGTGATCTCGGCAGCCGTAGGGAAACGCGGTTACTCGATCATTATTTCCTCCTCCGAGGAAGACCCTGCCATGGAAGTGAGAGAGATCGAGCAGTTGATGGACCGAAGCCTTGACGCGTTGATCGTCGCTTCGTCGGGCAGCGATATCGGACCATTTTCACGGTTGGATCGACAGGGAGTACCGTACGTCTTGATTGACCGTGAACTGGCCGGCCTTTCAGCAAATTTTGTGGGGACGAACGACGAAACCGTCGGCAGGCTGGCGACCGAACACCTCATTGATCAGGGATGCAAAAGAATTGCGCACATCCGGGGTCGGGAGAACAGTACCGGCGAACGGAGATTCGAAGGATATAAGCGCGCGCTTCAGCGCAACAGCATCCCGTATGTTGACTCATTGGTCGTGGCGCGCTCGAGTGTCGACATCAATAGCGAAAAGATGGGTGCAGAGGCGATGCGCCTTCTACTCGAACGTAGGCCTATCCCGGATGGCATTTTCGCCTACAACGATCCACTCGCAATTGGAGCCATGGAAGCAATTTTGGAGGCCGGGCTTCGAATTCCCGAAGACATCGCTGTGATCGGATGCGGAAATCTTCACTACGATCGTTTGTTACGCGTTCCACTGTCCAGCGTGGATCAGGACAGCCAGGGTATGGGAGATAGAACTGCTGAAATCGTCCTTACTCTGCTCGAGTCCAAGATTCGCCCTCAGGCAAGGAGCATTATTCTTGAGCCCTCTCTCGTGTTACGGGACTCAAGCATGAGAACGACCGGCCGCCGGAGCGCAGCGCGCCGTTCTAAGCCTGCAAACTCTAAGAGAACCGGCCGCACGTAA